One part of the Sphingopyxis sp. TUF1 genome encodes these proteins:
- a CDS encoding lytic transglycosylase domain-containing protein yields the protein MAFMISLSKISRLALAVALVVPTAATASELTPEQMAWYRAQMGLASVSGPPPTPNSVGEAVMEWRRLTANSGASFDQLSRFLMANQGWPDTEKLRLRAEKAITLDSFDPARTLAYFAAYPPQTASGHLRMAIALNASGRRQEAHAAVRRAWTSGPLDDYESSRALGMFAGALTLADHDARMDRLLWLGATSTAGRQLAYTSPEKRAVFAARLAMRSGAVDAALQASAVESANPSLVRTDAGYITDKATWLRGAGRVGEARALLAAPRSLAKAPTDAEEWLETLLTNARLADSGGDKLTAYNIARQLDDAFPAGTVVRETPLGVRDDYTSLAWLAGQLAFKDLGRPAEAVKLYRAYGEAARSAQTRTKGFYWAGRAALAAGDRGAANAHFADAAQHYDQFYGQLALERLNRPQPKPTPNPTIQVSADEQRAFEDDRLVRAARALGEMGAWREQSLFLRALAQKASTPADHVLAGKLASQIGRPDLGVMIGRSAQANSLDAVEVSGFPTVRVPAGHEGNWTFIHAITRQESQFDRAAISHAGARGMMQLMPGTANEVAGKLGLSYNREALTTDTNYNMTLGSTYFQQMLRYYGGSYPLAVAAYNAGPGNVNKWLRANGDPRTGAIDIVDWIEAIPIFETKNYVQRVLENAVVYDTLRDSKTLPQAPLSFYLGKRTPG from the coding sequence ATGGCGTTCATGATTTCACTGTCCAAGATTTCCCGCCTCGCTCTCGCGGTGGCGCTTGTTGTCCCCACCGCCGCTACCGCCAGCGAACTGACCCCCGAGCAGATGGCCTGGTATCGCGCGCAGATGGGCCTGGCCTCGGTATCAGGACCGCCGCCCACGCCGAATTCAGTCGGCGAAGCGGTGATGGAATGGCGGCGCCTCACCGCAAACAGCGGCGCTTCCTTTGATCAGCTATCGCGCTTCCTAATGGCGAATCAGGGCTGGCCCGACACCGAAAAGCTGCGCCTGCGCGCCGAAAAGGCGATCACGCTCGACAGTTTCGATCCGGCGCGCACCCTTGCCTATTTCGCCGCCTATCCGCCGCAGACCGCCAGTGGCCATCTGCGCATGGCGATCGCGCTCAATGCCTCGGGCCGGCGGCAGGAGGCCCATGCCGCGGTGCGCCGCGCGTGGACCAGCGGGCCGCTCGACGATTATGAAAGCAGCCGCGCGCTTGGCATGTTCGCCGGTGCGCTTACGCTCGCTGACCATGACGCGCGCATGGACAGGCTGCTCTGGCTGGGCGCGACGTCCACGGCCGGCCGCCAGCTCGCCTATACCTCGCCTGAAAAGCGAGCGGTCTTTGCCGCGCGCCTCGCGATGCGGAGCGGCGCGGTCGACGCGGCGCTCCAGGCATCGGCGGTCGAAAGCGCAAATCCGTCGCTCGTGCGCACCGATGCCGGCTATATCACCGACAAGGCGACCTGGCTGCGCGGAGCCGGACGCGTCGGCGAGGCGCGCGCGCTGCTCGCCGCACCGCGGTCGCTGGCCAAGGCGCCGACCGACGCCGAGGAATGGCTGGAAACCCTGCTCACGAACGCGCGGCTCGCCGACAGCGGCGGCGACAAGCTCACTGCCTATAATATCGCGCGCCAGCTCGACGACGCTTTTCCGGCCGGGACGGTGGTCCGCGAAACGCCGCTCGGCGTTCGCGACGATTATACCTCGCTCGCGTGGCTGGCGGGCCAGCTGGCGTTCAAGGATCTTGGCCGCCCCGCCGAGGCGGTGAAGCTCTACCGCGCTTATGGCGAAGCAGCACGTTCGGCACAGACGCGAACCAAGGGTTTCTACTGGGCCGGGCGCGCGGCGCTCGCCGCGGGCGATCGCGGCGCGGCGAATGCGCATTTCGCCGATGCGGCGCAGCATTACGATCAATTTTATGGCCAGCTGGCGCTCGAACGACTTAACCGTCCGCAACCCAAGCCAACGCCGAATCCGACGATCCAGGTCAGCGCCGACGAACAGCGCGCGTTCGAGGACGACCGGCTGGTCCGCGCGGCGCGCGCGCTCGGCGAGATGGGCGCGTGGCGCGAACAATCGCTGTTCCTCCGCGCGCTCGCGCAAAAGGCGAGTACGCCCGCCGACCATGTGCTCGCGGGTAAACTCGCGTCGCAGATCGGCCGCCCCGACCTGGGCGTGATGATCGGCCGCAGCGCGCAAGCAAACAGTCTTGACGCAGTGGAGGTTTCGGGATTTCCGACGGTGCGCGTCCCCGCCGGGCATGAGGGCAACTGGACCTTCATCCACGCGATCACGCGGCAGGAAAGCCAGTTCGACCGCGCCGCGATCAGCCACGCCGGCGCGCGCGGGATGATGCAGCTGATGCCCGGCACCGCGAACGAAGTCGCCGGCAAGCTGGGCCTTTCGTACAATCGCGAGGCGCTGACGACCGACACCAATTACAATATGACGCTGGGCTCCACCTATTTCCAGCAGATGCTGCGCTATTATGGTGGCAGTTATCCGCTCGCGGTCGCGGCCTATAATGCCGGGCCGGGCAATGTGAACAAATGGCTGCGCGCCAATGGCGACCCGCGTACCGGCGCTATCGACATTGTTGACTGGATCGAGGCGATCCCGATCTTCGAGACGAAGAATTACGTCCAGCGCGTGCTCGAAAACGCCGTCGTCTACGACACGCTGCGCGACAGCAAGACGCTGCCCCAGGCGCCGCTGAGCTTCTATCTCGGCAAGCGCACACCGGGGTAA
- a CDS encoding response regulator produces MAERRILIVEDDVLIGMMLVDIFDALGLPEPAQAASKDDALALIASEPIAGALIDINLGEEKGWPVADALAAKGIPFAFTSGGGDVIPPAHAGRRLIPKPFRIGDIEAAIREFEAP; encoded by the coding sequence ATGGCTGAGCGGCGCATCCTGATCGTCGAGGACGATGTGCTGATTGGCATGATGCTGGTCGATATTTTCGACGCGCTCGGCCTGCCCGAGCCCGCGCAGGCGGCGAGTAAGGACGATGCGCTGGCGCTCATCGCATCCGAACCGATTGCCGGCGCGCTCATCGACATCAATCTGGGCGAAGAAAAAGGCTGGCCGGTCGCTGACGCGCTCGCCGCCAAGGGAATACCCTTCGCCTTCACCTCGGGCGGCGGCGATGTCATTCCGCCCGCACATGCGGGGCGCCGCTTGATACCCAAGCCGTTCCGGATCGGCGACATCGAGGCGGCGATTCGGGAGTTCGAGGCTCCATAA
- a CDS encoding DUF2062 domain-containing protein: MNWIRRNSPTREELLASRFVKPFAHRVAHSHLWRFTRTSVPRGTALGLFVGIFFLIPGVQILGVALLALPVRANIPIGAAMTFLSNPVTTPFIILASVWLGDWLFGLQANSATFSAMIEHGASAGEWVRWTFSDAAPAMLAGLLVISIAAAAIGYVVAAIFWDNWIRLRWRRKLARARDQRLEASTSDTAAG; this comes from the coding sequence ATGAACTGGATCCGCCGCAACTCGCCGACGCGCGAGGAACTGCTCGCGAGCCGTTTCGTCAAGCCGTTCGCGCACCGGGTGGCGCACAGTCATTTGTGGCGGTTCACGCGCACATCCGTGCCGCGAGGCACCGCGCTGGGCCTGTTCGTCGGCATTTTTTTCCTGATCCCCGGCGTTCAGATATTGGGCGTTGCGCTGCTCGCGCTGCCCGTGCGCGCCAATATCCCGATCGGCGCGGCGATGACCTTCTTGTCGAATCCGGTCACGACGCCGTTCATCATCCTCGCTTCGGTATGGCTCGGCGATTGGCTATTCGGGCTTCAGGCGAACAGCGCAACCTTTTCGGCGATGATCGAGCATGGGGCGTCGGCGGGGGAGTGGGTGCGCTGGACCTTTTCCGATGCGGCGCCGGCGATGCTCGCCGGGCTGCTCGTCATTTCCATCGCGGCGGCGGCGATCGGCTATGTGGTCGCGGCGATCTTCTGGGACAATTGGATCCGCCTGCGCTGGCGGCGCAAACTCGCGCGCGCACGCGACCAACGACTTGAGGCATCGACCAGCGACACGGCGGCCGGTTGA
- a CDS encoding VOC family protein, whose product MNGFILGTFEKSALEKDMSRSGLCSPGAFSLAHNVAGRADVEDGIEQLVNAGGRLIRPADVPPHGGFRGYVADPDDHAWEIAWNPDWPIDENGHITFAI is encoded by the coding sequence ATGAACGGCTTCATACTTGGGACTTTCGAAAAATCCGCCCTTGAAAAAGACATGAGCCGCTCCGGGCTATGCTCTCCCGGCGCATTTTCGCTGGCCCACAACGTCGCAGGGCGAGCGGATGTCGAGGACGGGATCGAGCAGTTGGTCAATGCCGGCGGACGTCTCATCAGACCGGCAGACGTCCCTCCGCATGGAGGCTTTCGAGGGTATGTCGCCGATCCCGACGATCATGCTTGGGAAATTGCGTGGAATCCCGACTGGCCCATCGACGAGAATGGCCACATCACGTTCGCGATCTGA
- a CDS encoding hybrid sensor histidine kinase/response regulator: MALLGTAALVSAALLFWATGSTILAAGFVAGLAVAAGGVLLTRRLFPAAASGDGVAPDWTILRHAVNHDDVAIAVTDRGGRMVCANDLFATWMGGFVTPPGLPLDGRGAELLKNAGRAAWREGEGRADELAIGSLQLRAQVTRTGQAEDYLVWRFAAVERFDLVAELTRHLGGPAGRTLGYAGVMAALVNNEGRLRAANEAFLLRALGEDDARHFAGRDVAPMLRLDDAGALYFAREGDRTTPVRLIQIPLAPADPNSPMLLAMLDEEIGPADRGTAQTYVETLLSLLPFGLAMVDRDGRFLYMNRAFVRAANLPEGKMPRYPGDIVVGEDKGPLADMIRRHSSGQQVGGDLSIRLAGQSGDPVSMRIVGVRGLGEAAVLLSLKDSSEESRLKRQVAQASKMQAVGQLAGGVAHDFNNILTAVLGACDLMLMRHTPGDSDYDDIQQIRSNANRAASLTRQLLAFSRQQTLRPQILQLPDVISEVSHLLKRLIGETVQLSVHHGRGLGAVRADPGQLEQVIINLAVNARDAMPGGGTLTIETYPVSAADVRQMGNEFMPPADYCALKVSDTGTGIPADILPKIFEPFFTTKDVGKGTGLGLSTVYGIIKQSAGFIFADSKPGEGTSFSIYLPVHRAAGDTPAAPQPPPKPKKSQWGSGTILLVEDEDMVRAVAERALARAGYTVLTAAQGEEGLERFTEMEKVDLVISDVVMPTMDGPAMVRAMRAKRPGLPVLFMSGYAEEQLRQSIDIDNVAFLPKPFSVAQLAEATSAALDEAAHRGEQDG; the protein is encoded by the coding sequence ATGGCTTTGCTCGGCACCGCGGCGCTCGTGTCGGCGGCGCTGTTGTTCTGGGCGACGGGCAGCACCATATTAGCGGCGGGCTTTGTTGCCGGCTTGGCGGTGGCGGCGGGTGGTGTATTGCTTACGCGGCGGCTATTCCCTGCCGCCGCAAGCGGCGATGGCGTCGCCCCCGACTGGACGATATTGCGCCACGCTGTGAATCACGACGATGTCGCGATTGCGGTCACCGATCGCGGCGGGCGCATGGTGTGTGCCAACGACCTTTTCGCTACGTGGATGGGCGGGTTCGTCACGCCGCCGGGCTTGCCGCTCGACGGGCGCGGCGCGGAACTTCTGAAAAACGCCGGGCGCGCGGCGTGGCGCGAAGGCGAGGGGCGCGCCGACGAGCTCGCGATCGGCTCGCTGCAATTGCGCGCGCAAGTCACGCGCACAGGACAGGCCGAGGACTATCTCGTTTGGCGTTTTGCTGCGGTGGAGCGGTTCGACCTCGTTGCCGAACTTACCCGGCATCTCGGCGGCCCCGCGGGCCGCACGCTGGGTTACGCCGGGGTCATGGCGGCGCTGGTCAACAATGAAGGCCGGCTTCGCGCCGCGAACGAGGCCTTTTTATTGCGGGCGCTGGGCGAGGATGACGCGCGACATTTCGCCGGCCGCGACGTCGCGCCGATGCTGCGCCTCGACGATGCCGGCGCGCTCTACTTCGCACGCGAGGGCGATCGTACCACGCCGGTGCGGCTGATCCAGATTCCGCTAGCGCCCGCCGACCCCAATTCGCCGATGCTGCTCGCGATGCTTGATGAGGAGATCGGCCCGGCCGACCGCGGCACCGCCCAAACCTATGTCGAAACATTGCTTTCGCTGCTGCCCTTCGGCCTTGCGATGGTCGATCGCGACGGGCGCTTCCTTTACATGAACCGTGCCTTTGTCCGCGCGGCGAACCTGCCTGAAGGCAAGATGCCGCGCTATCCGGGCGACATCGTCGTCGGCGAGGACAAGGGGCCGCTCGCTGACATGATCCGCCGTCACAGCAGCGGGCAGCAGGTGGGCGGCGACCTGTCAATCCGGCTGGCGGGGCAGAGCGGCGATCCGGTGTCGATGCGCATCGTCGGCGTGCGCGGGCTGGGCGAAGCGGCGGTGCTTTTGAGCCTCAAGGATTCGAGCGAGGAATCGCGCCTGAAGCGTCAGGTCGCGCAGGCATCGAAGATGCAGGCGGTGGGCCAGCTCGCGGGGGGCGTCGCGCATGATTTCAACAATATCCTGACCGCGGTGCTCGGCGCGTGCGACCTGATGCTGATGCGGCATACGCCGGGCGACAGCGATTATGACGACATCCAGCAGATTCGAAGCAACGCCAATCGCGCCGCCAGCCTGACGCGGCAATTGCTCGCTTTCTCCCGGCAACAGACGCTGCGGCCGCAGATATTGCAGCTGCCCGACGTGATTTCCGAGGTGTCGCACCTGCTCAAACGTCTGATTGGCGAGACGGTGCAACTGTCGGTCCATCATGGCCGCGGGCTTGGCGCGGTGCGCGCCGACCCCGGCCAGCTCGAACAGGTCATCATCAACCTGGCGGTCAACGCGCGCGACGCAATGCCCGGCGGGGGGACGCTGACGATCGAAACCTATCCGGTATCGGCGGCCGATGTGCGGCAGATGGGCAATGAATTCATGCCGCCCGCCGATTATTGCGCGCTGAAAGTCAGCGATACCGGCACCGGCATTCCCGCCGACATTTTGCCCAAGATTTTCGAACCCTTTTTCACGACCAAGGACGTGGGGAAGGGGACGGGGCTAGGCCTGTCGACAGTTTACGGCATCATCAAGCAATCGGCTGGCTTCATCTTTGCCGACAGCAAGCCGGGGGAGGGAACCAGCTTTTCGATTTACCTGCCCGTGCACCGGGCCGCCGGGGACACCCCCGCCGCGCCGCAGCCGCCCCCAAAGCCCAAGAAGAGCCAGTGGGGCAGCGGAACAATTTTGCTTGTCGAGGATGAGGATATGGTACGCGCGGTCGCGGAACGTGCGCTCGCTCGAGCGGGTTATACAGTCCTCACCGCCGCGCAGGGCGAGGAGGGGCTTGAACGCTTTACCGAGATGGAGAAGGTCGATTTGGTCATCAGCGATGTCGTGATGCCGACGATGGACGGACCCGCGATGGTGCGCGCGATGCGCGCCAAACGCCCCGGCTTGCCGGTGCTTTTCATGTCGGGCTATGCAGAGGAGCAACTACGCCAGTCGATCGACATCGACAATGTTGCTTTTCTGCCCAAACCCTTTTCGGTCGCGCAGCTTGCAGAAGCGACGTCGGCGGCGCTCGACGAGGCGGCGCATCGCGGGGAACAGGATGGCTGA
- the recA gene encoding recombinase RecA codes for MAGQLSLVESGKSVNGTDRQKALDAALAQIDRAFGKGSVMKLGSKEAMQVEAISTGSLGLDIALGVGGLPRGRVIEIYGPESSGKTTLALHTLAEAQKGGGTVAFVDAEHALDPVYARKLGVNIDELIVSQPDTGEQALEIVDTLVRSNAIDVLVVDSVAALVPRAEIEGEMGDSHVGLQARLMSQSLRKLTGSISRSRCMVIFINQLRMKIGVMYGNPETTTGGNALKFYASVRLDIRRTGQIKNGDEIVGNTTRVKVVKNKVAPPFKQVEFDIMYGQGISKIGEILDIGVKAGLVEKSGAWFSYDSIRIGQGRENAKNFLTENPELRERLEAAIRGRTDAVAEEMMAGPDDDAGDDDI; via the coding sequence ATGGCCGGACAATTGTCACTCGTCGAATCGGGGAAATCAGTGAACGGAACGGACAGGCAAAAGGCGCTCGACGCCGCGTTGGCGCAGATCGACCGCGCATTCGGCAAGGGCTCGGTGATGAAGCTGGGGTCGAAGGAAGCGATGCAGGTCGAGGCGATCTCGACCGGGTCGCTCGGCCTCGACATTGCGCTGGGCGTCGGCGGTCTGCCGCGCGGCCGCGTCATCGAAATCTATGGTCCCGAAAGCTCGGGCAAGACCACATTGGCTTTGCACACGCTCGCCGAAGCGCAGAAAGGCGGCGGCACGGTCGCCTTCGTCGATGCTGAACATGCGCTCGACCCCGTTTATGCGCGCAAGCTGGGCGTCAATATCGACGAACTGATCGTCTCGCAGCCCGATACGGGCGAGCAGGCGCTTGAAATCGTCGATACGCTCGTGCGCTCGAATGCGATCGACGTGCTCGTCGTCGACTCGGTCGCGGCGCTCGTTCCGCGCGCCGAAATCGAGGGCGAGATGGGCGACAGCCACGTCGGCCTGCAGGCGCGTCTGATGTCGCAGTCGCTGCGCAAGCTTACCGGATCGATCAGCCGTTCGCGCTGCATGGTGATCTTCATCAACCAGCTGCGCATGAAAATCGGCGTGATGTACGGCAACCCCGAAACGACGACCGGCGGTAACGCGCTTAAATTCTATGCCTCGGTTCGCCTCGATATCCGCCGTACCGGGCAGATCAAGAATGGCGACGAGATCGTCGGCAACACCACGCGCGTGAAGGTGGTGAAGAACAAAGTCGCGCCGCCGTTCAAGCAGGTCGAATTCGACATCATGTACGGACAGGGCATTTCAAAGATCGGCGAGATTCTCGATATTGGCGTCAAGGCCGGACTGGTCGAAAAATCGGGCGCCTGGTTCAGCTATGATTCGATCCGCATCGGGCAGGGCCGCGAAAATGCGAAAAATTTCCTGACCGAGAATCCCGAACTTCGCGAACGCCTCGAAGCCGCGATTCGCGGTCGTACCGACGCGGTCGCCGAAGAGATGATGGCGGGCCCCGACGACGACGCGGGCGACGACGACATTTGA
- the smpB gene encoding SsrA-binding protein SmpB, with the protein MARPQSAAEFDKKKVVAENRRARFDYAIEQVFEAGIALQGTEVKSLRFGEGTIAESYAEVNGGEVWLINANIPEFSHGNRFNHEPKRPRKLLLNGREINKLHAGVMRQGMTLVPLSVYFNSRGRAKVELALAKGKKAHDKRESIKERDWKRDKQRLLKDRG; encoded by the coding sequence ATGGCCCGTCCGCAGTCCGCCGCCGAATTCGACAAGAAAAAGGTCGTCGCCGAGAACCGGCGCGCGCGCTTTGACTATGCCATCGAACAGGTGTTCGAGGCGGGGATTGCGCTTCAGGGGACCGAGGTCAAGTCGCTGCGTTTCGGTGAAGGGACGATTGCCGAAAGCTATGCCGAGGTGAACGGCGGCGAAGTGTGGCTCATTAATGCCAACATCCCTGAGTTCAGCCACGGCAACCGCTTCAACCACGAACCCAAAAGACCGCGCAAGCTGCTGCTCAACGGGCGCGAAATCAACAAGCTGCACGCCGGGGTGATGCGGCAAGGCATGACGCTCGTGCCGCTCTCCGTCTATTTCAACAGCCGCGGCCGCGCGAAGGTCGAACTCGCGCTCGCCAAGGGCAAGAAGGCACATGACAAGCGCGAATCGATCAAGGAACGTGACTGGAAACGCGACAAGCAAAGATTGCTGAAGGACCGCGGATGA
- the dapA gene encoding 4-hydroxy-tetrahydrodipicolinate synthase: MFSGSIPALVTPFRDGAFDASAFARLVDWQVKEGTSALVPCGTTGESPTLSFDEHYRVIDCCIEAAAGRVPVIAGCGSNDTATAIRHMRHAQASGADAALIVAPYYNRPSQAGMIAHFKALADSSDLPIVVYNVPSRTSCDISAETMCEIAEIPTVVAVKDASGDMARVTVHRAGAGHDFCQLSGNDDLWLPHAVMGGVGCISVTANVAPRLCADFAAACAAGDWTRALTLHDRLFDLHKAMFSDTSPGPVKYALSRVHDWFSPEVRLPIIPASDASRAVVDAALSSAGVI, encoded by the coding sequence ATGTTTTCGGGTTCGATTCCCGCCTTGGTGACGCCATTCCGCGACGGGGCGTTCGACGCGTCCGCCTTTGCCCGGCTAGTAGACTGGCAGGTCAAAGAGGGAACGAGCGCGCTGGTGCCGTGCGGGACGACCGGCGAAAGCCCGACGCTGAGCTTCGACGAGCATTACCGCGTGATCGATTGTTGTATCGAGGCGGCGGCCGGGCGCGTCCCGGTCATCGCCGGATGCGGGTCGAACGACACCGCGACCGCGATCCGCCACATGCGCCACGCGCAGGCGTCGGGCGCCGACGCAGCACTGATCGTCGCGCCCTATTACAACCGGCCGAGCCAGGCGGGAATGATTGCCCATTTCAAGGCGCTGGCAGATTCCAGCGACCTGCCGATCGTCGTCTATAATGTTCCGAGCCGCACGTCCTGCGACATCAGCGCCGAAACGATGTGCGAGATCGCCGAAATCCCGACCGTGGTCGCGGTCAAGGATGCAAGCGGCGACATGGCGCGCGTTACGGTCCATCGCGCGGGCGCCGGACATGATTTTTGCCAGCTGTCGGGCAATGACGATTTGTGGCTGCCGCACGCGGTGATGGGCGGCGTGGGGTGCATTTCGGTGACCGCCAATGTCGCGCCGCGGCTTTGCGCCGATTTCGCCGCTGCCTGTGCTGCGGGCGACTGGACGCGAGCTTTGACGCTGCACGATCGGCTGTTCGATTTGCATAAGGCGATGTTCTCCGACACCTCTCCCGGCCCGGTCAAATATGCGCTGTCGCGCGTCCATGACTGGTTTTCGCCCGAAGTGCGCCTACCTATCATCCCGGCGTCCGACGCATCGCGAGCGGTCGTCGATGCCGCGCTGTCGTCGGCAGGAGTCATTTAA
- a CDS encoding M13 family metallopeptidase: protein MTHLSKTSRLMATAALSALMLTVVPVSATEEGVAAPATTSSAKPELGTFGFDLSGMDKSVQPGDDFYAYANGTWAKNTEIPADKSNYGMFTALGDLSQTRTQEILEAAKADPNSMIGRAYASFLDTATVEAKGLAPIAPWLNQVRSVDKAGLAKLLAEADRNGVQHFFGGYVGQDDKNPEVYIYAMFQGGIGMPDRDFYLKENERNTKLQAAYLEHLQNVLTLAGEKDAAARAKAIYDFEKQIATVHWDKNDSSDATKVYNKMTIAELAASAPGFDWTTFLRGVGVKEDSLLVSQPSAFAGEAKLIADAPIGVIRDMLIVRSLDGFSDVLPDAVAQEAFSFYGTALSGTPQMQERWKRAVDFTTNNMGEAVGQDYVAKYFPPETKAAMDQLVKNVLAAMGDRIDGLIWMQPQTKVKAKKKLANFTTKIGYPDRWKDYSKLEIKAGDLFGNALRSNQFAHDDNISRLGGPIRRWEWGMTPMTVNAYANFGMNEIVFPAAILQPPFFDPHADAAINYGGIGAVIGHEISHHFDDQGAKYDETGKLADWWTPADVAAFEAAGNALIAQYDAYEVLPGEKLDGTFTLGENIGDLAGLTVAYEAYKKSLGGKEAPVLDGLTGDQRFFLGWAQVWRRNYRDQNLSQRITTDPHSPSIQRTWVSRNLDPWYKAFQVKPGQTLYLTPEQRVRIW, encoded by the coding sequence ATGACTCATCTATCCAAGACGTCGCGCCTGATGGCGACCGCTGCGCTCAGCGCGCTGATGCTGACGGTCGTTCCGGTCAGTGCCACGGAAGAGGGCGTCGCCGCGCCCGCCACGACAAGCTCGGCCAAGCCTGAACTCGGCACCTTCGGCTTCGACCTTTCCGGCATGGACAAGAGCGTCCAGCCCGGCGACGATTTTTATGCCTATGCTAACGGAACCTGGGCGAAAAATACCGAAATCCCGGCCGACAAGTCGAACTACGGCATGTTCACTGCGCTGGGCGACCTGTCGCAGACGCGCACGCAGGAAATCCTGGAGGCGGCGAAAGCCGACCCGAACAGTATGATCGGCCGCGCCTACGCCTCGTTCCTCGATACGGCGACGGTCGAGGCCAAAGGGCTTGCGCCGATTGCGCCGTGGCTGAACCAGGTCCGTTCGGTCGACAAAGCAGGGCTCGCCAAGCTGCTCGCCGAGGCCGATCGCAACGGCGTTCAGCATTTCTTCGGCGGCTATGTCGGCCAGGACGACAAAAATCCCGAAGTGTACATCTACGCGATGTTCCAGGGCGGCATCGGGATGCCCGACCGCGATTTCTACCTCAAGGAGAATGAGCGCAATACGAAGCTGCAAGCCGCCTATCTCGAGCATCTTCAGAATGTTCTGACGCTTGCGGGTGAGAAGGATGCGGCGGCGCGCGCCAAGGCGATCTATGATTTCGAAAAGCAGATCGCGACCGTTCACTGGGACAAGAACGACAGCAGCGACGCGACCAAAGTCTATAACAAGATGACCATCGCCGAACTCGCGGCTTCGGCGCCGGGCTTCGACTGGACGACCTTTCTTCGCGGCGTCGGCGTCAAGGAGGATTCGCTGCTCGTGTCGCAGCCGAGCGCCTTCGCCGGCGAAGCGAAGTTGATCGCCGATGCGCCAATCGGCGTGATCCGCGATATGCTGATCGTGCGCAGTCTGGACGGTTTTTCGGACGTCCTGCCCGACGCGGTCGCGCAGGAGGCTTTCTCTTTCTACGGCACTGCCTTGTCCGGCACGCCGCAGATGCAGGAACGCTGGAAGCGCGCGGTCGACTTTACCACGAACAATATGGGCGAAGCCGTCGGCCAGGATTATGTCGCCAAATATTTCCCCCCCGAAACCAAGGCGGCAATGGACCAGCTCGTCAAGAATGTGCTGGCCGCGATGGGCGACCGCATCGACGGGTTGATCTGGATGCAGCCGCAGACCAAGGTCAAGGCAAAGAAAAAGCTGGCAAATTTTACGACCAAGATCGGCTATCCCGATCGCTGGAAGGATTACAGCAAGTTGGAGATTAAGGCAGGCGATCTGTTCGGCAATGCGCTACGTTCGAACCAGTTCGCCCACGACGACAACATCAGCCGGCTAGGCGGGCCGATCCGGCGCTGGGAATGGGGTATGACCCCGATGACGGTCAACGCCTATGCCAATTTCGGCATGAACGAGATCGTCTTCCCAGCCGCGATCCTGCAGCCGCCCTTCTTCGATCCGCACGCCGACGCGGCGATCAACTATGGCGGCATCGGCGCCGTGATCGGCCACGAAATCAGCCATCATTTCGACGATCAGGGCGCGAAATATGACGAGACGGGCAAGCTGGCCGACTGGTGGACCCCCGCCGACGTCGCGGCGTTCGAGGCGGCCGGCAACGCGCTGATCGCGCAATATGACGCCTACGAAGTGCTGCCGGGCGAAAAGCTCGACGGGACGTTCACCTTGGGCGAGAATATCGGCGATCTGGCGGGCCTTACCGTCGCTTATGAGGCGTACAAAAAGTCTCTCGGCGGCAAGGAAGCGCCCGTTCTTGATGGCCTGACCGGCGACCAGCGTTTCTTCCTTGGCTGGGCGCAGGTGTGGCGGCGCAACTATCGCGATCAGAATCTGTCGCAGCGGATCACGACCGACCCGCATTCGCCGTCGATCCAGCGGACTTGGGTCTCGCGCAACCTTGACCCTTGGTATAAGGCGTTCCAGGTGAAGCCCGGCCAGACGCTGTATCTGACGCCCGAACAGCGTGTCCGCATCTGGTGA